In the genome of Nonlabens sp. MB-3u-79, one region contains:
- the sucC gene encoding ADP-forming succinate--CoA ligase subunit beta — MNLHEYQGKEILASYGVTIQRGKVATTSEEAVAAAKALTEETGTGWHIIKAQVHAGGRGKGGGVKLAKSLDQVKEISGQIIGMDLVTPQTSAEGKRVHQVLVAEDVYGPGEAEIEEFYMSVLLDRAQGKNMIMYSTEGGMDIETVAEETPHLIFTETIHPSHGLQAFQARRIAFNLGLSGKAFKEMTKFVDALYNAYVGSDSALFEINPVIKASNNTIIAVDCKITLDENALFRHKDLEALRDIREENPTEVEARAVGLNYVDLDGNVGCMVNGAGLAMATMDLIKQAGGEPANFLDVGGTADAKRVEEAFRIILKDDKVEAILVNIFGGIVRCDRVAQGIVDAYKNMGDAINVPIIVRLQGTNAEIAKELIDSSGLDVQSAIEFQEAADKVQAVLNK; from the coding sequence ATGAATCTTCACGAATATCAAGGTAAAGAAATACTCGCCAGCTATGGTGTTACCATACAAAGGGGTAAAGTTGCAACAACTTCAGAGGAAGCAGTAGCCGCTGCAAAAGCGCTTACCGAAGAAACTGGAACTGGATGGCATATCATTAAAGCACAGGTCCACGCTGGTGGTCGTGGTAAAGGTGGTGGTGTTAAACTTGCAAAAAGCCTTGATCAAGTAAAAGAAATTTCTGGACAGATTATAGGAATGGATCTTGTTACTCCTCAGACAAGTGCTGAAGGTAAGAGAGTACACCAAGTTCTTGTTGCAGAAGACGTATACGGCCCAGGAGAGGCAGAAATAGAAGAATTCTATATGTCGGTACTTCTAGATCGCGCACAAGGAAAAAACATGATCATGTATTCTACAGAAGGTGGAATGGATATAGAAACTGTAGCTGAAGAAACACCACACTTGATTTTTACAGAAACGATACACCCATCTCATGGTCTTCAAGCTTTTCAAGCGAGACGCATTGCTTTCAATTTAGGATTAAGCGGTAAAGCTTTTAAAGAAATGACCAAGTTTGTCGACGCTTTATACAATGCTTATGTAGGATCTGACTCTGCTTTATTTGAAATCAATCCAGTCATTAAAGCTTCTAACAATACCATTATTGCAGTTGACTGTAAGATCACTCTTGATGAGAATGCATTGTTCCGTCATAAAGATCTTGAGGCGTTGAGAGATATAAGAGAAGAAAACCCAACAGAAGTAGAAGCAAGAGCTGTAGGATTGAACTATGTAGATCTTGACGGTAACGTGGGTTGTATGGTAAATGGTGCTGGACTTGCGATGGCAACAATGGACCTGATCAAACAAGCTGGTGGGGAACCTGCAAATTTCCTAGATGTAGGAGGAACTGCAGACGCTAAACGTGTGGAAGAAGCCTTCCGTATTATTCTTAAAGATGATAAAGTAGAAGCTATTCTTGTAAACATATTTGGTGGTATCGTAAGATGTGATCGTGTAGCACAAGGTATAGTAGACGCTTATAAAAATATGGGGGATGCTATAAATGTGCCTATTATCGTAAGACTTCAAGGTACAAACGCAGAAATTGCTAAGGAACTCATCGATAGCTCTGGACTAGATGTTCAAAGTGCTATTGAGTTTCAGGAAGCAGCTGATAAAGTACAAGCGGTTTTAAATAAGTAA
- the aroB gene encoding 3-dehydroquinate synthase, with the protein MKSILNSKYSIHFQEETYLNLNNFIASKNPSCIFILVDENTMEHCYPVLLPHIETEARIEIIEVEPGEEHKNIETCSGVWSAMIELGCDRNSLMINLGGGVITDLGGFIASTIKRGISFIHIPTTVLGMVDAAIGGKNGVDIGPLKNQIGVIVPPEMTLIDTSYLASLEKRQLLNGSIEMFKHGLIVDRTYWNHMLQIGDDYYSETFESLIYQSAVIKNKVVNSDPFEKGPRKSLNYGHTIGHAIESFCLSNEHQESLLHGEAIAAGLYLESYLSHLHTGLDRKDFDEIASWYQQIGLKLAFTSSEIEQMLELMTHDKKNVNGEIRFVLLESIGSFVTDQTVPVEDVIKSFSLL; encoded by the coding sequence ATGAAGTCCATTCTAAATTCCAAATACAGCATACATTTCCAAGAAGAAACTTACCTGAATCTCAATAATTTTATCGCTTCTAAAAACCCAAGCTGCATTTTCATACTTGTAGATGAAAATACCATGGAACATTGTTATCCCGTTCTCCTGCCGCATATAGAAACAGAAGCTCGTATTGAAATCATTGAAGTAGAGCCAGGAGAAGAACACAAAAACATAGAAACATGCAGTGGCGTGTGGAGTGCGATGATTGAATTAGGCTGCGATCGCAATAGTTTAATGATTAATCTTGGCGGTGGCGTTATTACAGATTTAGGCGGTTTTATCGCTTCTACCATTAAAAGAGGCATCTCGTTCATTCACATTCCAACTACCGTTTTAGGTATGGTAGATGCCGCTATAGGTGGTAAAAATGGTGTTGATATAGGGCCTCTAAAAAATCAAATAGGTGTTATTGTCCCACCAGAAATGACCTTAATAGACACATCCTACTTAGCATCACTAGAAAAAAGACAATTGCTTAACGGTTCTATAGAAATGTTTAAACACGGTCTTATTGTAGATCGTACGTACTGGAATCATATGCTTCAAATAGGTGATGATTATTATTCTGAAACCTTTGAAAGCCTTATATATCAAAGCGCAGTGATTAAAAACAAAGTAGTAAACAGTGATCCTTTTGAAAAAGGGCCTCGTAAATCGTTGAATTACGGTCATACCATAGGTCATGCCATAGAGTCCTTTTGTTTATCTAATGAGCATCAGGAATCACTATTGCATGGAGAAGCAATTGCTGCAGGTCTTTATTTAGAATCTTATTTAAGCCACCTACATACCGGACTGGATAGAAAAGATTTTGATGAAATAGCTTCTTGGTACCAGCAAATAGGATTGAAATTAGCCTTTACATCATCTGAAATTGAACAAATGCTAGAATTGATGACACACGATAAAAAGAATGTGAATGGAGAGATCAGATTTGTTTTATTGGAATCTATAGGCTCTTTTGTTACAGACCAGACCGTACCCGTTGAAGATGTCATCAAAAGCTTTTCTCTACTTTAA
- a CDS encoding glycosyltransferase family 4 protein — translation MKKLLVIGKNWPEPNTTAAGYRMLQLLRIFQEDAYQIHFSCAATKSEFSEDLKSLQIIEKSLLLNDSSFDDYVKELQPDIILYDRFMTEEQYGWRCREQVTKAIHILDTEDLHLLRKAREEAFKKKEQVNVYNETAMREIAAIYRCDLSIIISKVEMDLLKQIFQVPDAKLIYVPFLFQASLYQKNQKSLPSYQERKHFIMIGNSLHRPNYDAILHMKKDIWPSIRKQLPGVEIHIYGAYQKEKINQLHNKEQGFIIKGFALNAMDTLKQYRILMAPLRFGAGLKGKIFDAMQSCTPVAMSSIASEGMFNDGKLYGFEENDPIDYANKSVELYSSKSEWNHISGTNEEVLKDNYEYTAFAKAFLDRVVSINNQDLSIELKDDFFIKMLNYHSNNKYKYLSKWIELKEQLSKS, via the coding sequence ATGAAAAAACTACTCGTCATAGGAAAAAACTGGCCAGAACCTAACACAACAGCTGCAGGCTACAGAATGCTACAGTTGCTCAGGATTTTTCAAGAAGACGCATATCAAATTCATTTTTCATGTGCTGCAACAAAATCTGAATTTTCTGAGGATTTAAAGTCTTTACAGATCATTGAAAAGTCTCTTCTTCTCAACGATTCTAGTTTTGACGATTACGTCAAAGAATTGCAACCAGATATCATCCTGTACGATCGTTTTATGACCGAAGAGCAATATGGGTGGCGCTGTAGAGAACAGGTAACTAAAGCGATTCACATACTGGATACTGAAGATCTACATTTGTTGCGAAAAGCTAGGGAAGAAGCCTTCAAGAAAAAGGAACAGGTAAATGTATATAATGAAACTGCTATGAGAGAAATTGCAGCTATATACAGGTGTGATTTGAGTATTATTATTTCCAAAGTAGAGATGGACCTATTAAAGCAGATATTTCAAGTACCAGACGCCAAGTTGATTTACGTGCCTTTTTTATTCCAGGCTTCTCTATATCAAAAGAATCAGAAGAGCCTCCCTAGTTACCAAGAACGAAAACATTTTATAATGATTGGGAACTCCCTACACCGTCCTAATTACGACGCGATTTTACATATGAAGAAGGATATATGGCCTAGTATTAGAAAACAATTGCCAGGGGTGGAGATTCATATTTACGGAGCTTATCAAAAGGAGAAGATCAACCAACTTCACAATAAGGAACAAGGATTTATTATAAAAGGATTTGCTCTAAATGCCATGGATACTTTAAAACAATATAGAATATTGATGGCACCATTAAGGTTTGGCGCGGGTTTAAAGGGTAAGATATTTGATGCCATGCAATCCTGCACACCAGTCGCAATGTCCTCTATTGCGTCAGAAGGCATGTTTAACGATGGGAAGTTATACGGTTTTGAGGAAAACGACCCCATAGATTATGCAAATAAATCTGTGGAATTGTATAGCTCTAAATCAGAATGGAATCATATCAGTGGTACTAATGAGGAAGTATTAAAAGATAATTATGAGTATACCGCTTTCGCGAAAGCTTTTTTAGATCGAGTTGTATCGATAAATAACCAAGACTTGTCCATCGAGTTAAAGGATGATTTTTTCATCAAAATGCTTAACTATCATTCCAATAATAAATATAAATATTTGAGCAAATGGATCGAGCTGAAAGAGCAGTTATCAAAAAGTTAA
- a CDS encoding ParA family protein encodes MGKIIAIANQKGGVGKTTTAVNLAACLGVLEKKVLLIDADPQANATSGLGIDVDTIEQGTYQLIENSAKAEDLIIKTASPNVDIIPSHIDLVAIEIELVDKEDREYMMKKALQSIKDSYDYIIIDCAPSLGLLTLNALTASNSVLIPIQCEYFALEGLGKLLNTVKSVQKIHNANLDIEGLLLTMYDSRLRLSNQVVEEVNQHFEGLTFKTIIQRNVRLSEAPSYGESIINYDASSKGSENYLSLANELIQKNA; translated from the coding sequence ATGGGTAAAATAATTGCCATAGCAAATCAAAAAGGTGGTGTAGGAAAAACAACAACAGCTGTTAATCTTGCAGCTTGTTTAGGTGTTTTAGAAAAGAAAGTTTTACTCATTGACGCTGACCCTCAGGCAAATGCTACTTCAGGCTTAGGAATTGATGTAGACACTATTGAACAAGGAACCTATCAGCTTATAGAGAACTCTGCAAAGGCAGAGGATTTAATTATCAAAACAGCATCTCCTAATGTTGACATTATTCCATCACATATTGATCTTGTTGCCATAGAAATAGAGCTCGTAGATAAAGAAGACCGCGAGTACATGATGAAAAAAGCTTTACAGAGTATAAAAGATAGCTACGATTACATTATTATCGATTGTGCTCCATCTTTAGGTTTACTTACTTTAAATGCACTCACCGCGAGCAATTCGGTATTAATTCCTATTCAATGTGAGTACTTTGCCTTAGAAGGATTAGGTAAATTACTGAACACGGTAAAGAGTGTTCAAAAAATACATAATGCCAACCTTGATATAGAAGGTTTATTACTTACCATGTACGATAGCAGGCTGCGACTTTCTAATCAAGTGGTTGAAGAAGTGAATCAACATTTTGAAGGCCTTACCTTTAAAACAATCATTCAACGTAATGTGCGTTTAAGTGAAGCACCTTCTTATGGAGAAAGTATTATTAATTATGATGCGTCCAGTAAAGGGTCAGAAAACTATTTGAGCCTTGCCAATGAACTCATACAGAAAAACGCCTAA
- a CDS encoding LamG-like jellyroll fold domain-containing protein yields MKKINRLNLRVLLTVFTLLFTVFLFGQITIFDAHFENGFGDSSWSYQNNGGLSFQRGTNNTYFPGNPGRYQYSGTSSNRYRNNTDISATSPVIDLSGYDKMTLSVDISHDTQTSYDGMNIEFTNDAGANWHLLGIYNGEATNWYNRSYDVTATGRISVMIGAWSGDSNGWFNASIDLPSQAFDNQSSVQFRVNFESNGSTTDRGVAFDNFTIVGFTQQVKNYITCGAGIYDNLELWLNTETLALAGLNNGDRVSEWENTSALLAGSNISPDWTNAKASGSERPTYYDNSTNNVNYNPVVSFDGSNAMFGKSGFYSEDLYIVINPTLTISASRPTEDVFLGDDYVTDGRNQDITGIAINNSSARYGASPDIVGYNQGAQSDYGKAIIHPTLVYDRPVIFNARLNAAGNAMDLYLDGIDLGVTVAPSFTQEENLATFKNILNSRYWLGRSEYFGPSFTGDFLEVMSFSQRKSDADRKRIESYLAVKFGITLGLYELTAIGVPHVPGEYFDSNGVALWNTTLDFGYTNNVTSIGRDDCYLLNQKQAKSVDPFTFMTVGLGDIYPTNSANPSAFEDSGDFLMWGSTRGALSALPTPLEVTLGPSLVTTFTDVTERTWKFKELSQNANDIPEVKISVVTAGLISLPPLVGNDAYVMIVADDDNFTTAVETIFLETVGANQEATYDFDGTRFMKFGVAHEVIASKDILFDGTNDYVAMGDEVGLGGDYSISAWVKTDGSNSSNSNKTIVSKRAAGNDGYHFYLTDSNRLAMSHNGTSIIVSNTALSNNVWRYVTFTYTGSTAVLYIDGVEDITQSIANTVPNDAKFCIASRYVDKDNIIDNFSGSLDEIRIFSRALSQDQIRFMMNQEIEIDGTGIKGSIIPDTVSRNDISGLDWNNDLEAYFNMNTYIGTHLNDASGNGHRGGLIQPDSFSINEQTAPLPYISTTDGNWNSGSSWSNGSAMFIPGSTRVINGTTISIDWNIAVVNENIIADNKDYTLLGLEVGTLGNLSMEGDRGLTITHNLKLDGTIDLQGESQLVQSTDSDLIPSITGKIEIDQQGTSDLFNYNYWSSPVSRITNGANNNGYTISGVLKDGTLVTTPRDLLFTPSSVGNGAPGTASTPATISGRWLYKYGNTTSNTYANWEYAGPSSSQLTGEAWTMKGTGAAGATQNYIFVGKPNNGDINLDIDNGNDYLVGNPYPSALDAHEFISDNPDTDGTVYFWEHWGGNSHILRDYQGGYATYNYSGGVGSATFGTSNPDINQGGVATKRPEQFIPVGQGFFVTGINNGGSIRFRNDQRQFRKESDGQSLFVTAPGSNPISSIGHLNTVNDPRSKIRLGFDSSNLIHRQLLLTIDSNATSGFDRGYDGRMQEEQMDDMAWKLPNEKLLIQGVPAMDTSTELPLFIKINNNSSFSIKLDDLRNVSATQEIFVKDALLHTYVNLMNGTYTSPQLVAGTYEDRFSISFSDPSTLSNDPLEISATDIIVFTPNNIEELHIKKPVEIEIQELRIINMLGQELKVWDVADQNGIIRIDTSSIARGNYIIKMNTNYGIQTRKVIIK; encoded by the coding sequence ATGAAAAAAATTAACCGATTAAACCTTAGGGTGTTACTCACTGTATTCACCTTATTATTTACCGTTTTTCTTTTTGGACAGATTACCATTTTTGATGCTCATTTTGAAAATGGGTTTGGAGATAGTTCATGGTCCTATCAAAACAACGGTGGTCTTTCTTTTCAAAGAGGTACTAATAATACATACTTTCCCGGTAATCCTGGAAGATATCAATACTCAGGTACATCAAGTAATCGCTATCGAAATAATACGGACATATCTGCAACTTCTCCGGTTATTGATTTATCCGGTTATGATAAAATGACTTTGTCTGTAGACATTAGTCATGACACTCAGACTAGTTATGATGGAATGAACATAGAGTTTACCAATGATGCTGGGGCTAACTGGCACTTACTAGGAATATATAACGGTGAAGCAACGAACTGGTATAATAGAAGTTATGATGTAACTGCGACAGGAAGGATTTCAGTTATGATAGGCGCATGGAGTGGAGACTCCAACGGATGGTTCAATGCTTCCATTGATTTGCCATCTCAAGCATTTGATAATCAAAGCAGCGTGCAGTTTAGAGTTAATTTTGAAAGTAATGGTTCTACCACAGACCGTGGTGTGGCATTTGATAATTTTACAATTGTCGGATTTACTCAACAGGTTAAAAATTACATTACTTGTGGAGCTGGTATCTATGACAACCTAGAGTTGTGGCTCAATACAGAAACACTAGCGTTAGCAGGATTGAATAATGGAGATCGAGTGAGTGAATGGGAAAATACTTCAGCATTACTTGCTGGGTCAAATATCAGTCCAGATTGGACTAATGCTAAGGCTTCAGGATCAGAACGACCTACCTATTATGATAATTCCACCAATAACGTCAATTATAATCCAGTAGTCTCCTTTGATGGGTCCAACGCAATGTTTGGTAAGTCTGGATTTTACAGTGAAGATCTATATATCGTCATTAACCCAACACTTACCATATCTGCTTCTCGTCCTACAGAGGATGTTTTTTTAGGAGACGATTATGTGACGGATGGAAGAAATCAAGATATAACAGGTATTGCTATCAATAACTCTTCAGCTAGATATGGAGCTTCGCCGGACATTGTGGGTTATAATCAAGGAGCTCAAAGTGATTACGGTAAAGCCATTATTCATCCTACGTTAGTTTATGACCGCCCCGTTATTTTTAATGCCCGTTTGAACGCCGCTGGTAATGCGATGGATTTGTATCTAGATGGTATAGACTTGGGTGTTACGGTTGCTCCGTCTTTTACTCAGGAAGAAAATCTAGCCACGTTTAAAAACATTTTAAACTCAAGATATTGGTTGGGTAGATCAGAGTATTTTGGACCTAGTTTCACAGGTGATTTTTTAGAGGTGATGTCCTTTTCGCAACGCAAGAGTGATGCAGATCGCAAACGTATAGAATCTTACTTAGCCGTAAAATTTGGAATAACGCTCGGTCTTTATGAACTTACAGCTATAGGTGTTCCACACGTTCCAGGCGAGTATTTTGATTCTAATGGAGTTGCTTTATGGAACACAACATTAGATTTTGGCTATACGAACAATGTAACAAGTATAGGTCGTGATGATTGTTATTTATTGAATCAGAAACAAGCAAAAAGTGTGGACCCGTTTACTTTTATGACGGTAGGTTTAGGAGATATTTATCCTACTAACAGTGCTAATCCAAGTGCTTTTGAAGATAGTGGTGACTTTTTAATGTGGGGTAGTACTCGCGGGGCCCTTTCAGCACTGCCAACCCCTCTAGAGGTAACTTTAGGTCCAAGCCTTGTAACTACGTTTACAGACGTGACAGAGCGAACTTGGAAGTTTAAAGAGCTGTCTCAAAACGCTAATGATATTCCAGAAGTAAAAATATCAGTAGTAACAGCTGGATTAATTTCCTTACCACCACTAGTTGGAAATGACGCTTATGTCATGATAGTTGCCGATGATGATAATTTTACAACAGCAGTTGAAACCATCTTTCTGGAAACGGTGGGTGCTAATCAAGAAGCTACGTATGATTTTGATGGGACACGTTTTATGAAATTTGGCGTTGCTCATGAAGTTATTGCTTCTAAGGACATCCTCTTTGATGGGACCAATGATTATGTAGCTATGGGAGACGAAGTGGGGTTAGGCGGTGATTACTCTATCTCTGCTTGGGTAAAAACAGATGGATCCAATTCAAGCAATTCCAATAAAACAATTGTTTCTAAAAGAGCGGCAGGTAACGATGGCTATCATTTCTACTTAACAGACAGCAATCGCCTGGCAATGAGCCATAACGGGACGTCTATTATAGTTAGTAATACTGCTTTAAGTAATAATGTATGGAGGTATGTGACTTTTACATACACTGGTAGTACAGCAGTGCTTTATATAGATGGAGTCGAAGATATCACTCAGAGTATAGCTAATACAGTTCCTAATGATGCTAAGTTTTGTATTGCTTCTCGGTATGTAGACAAAGATAACATCATCGATAACTTTTCAGGAAGTCTGGATGAGATCAGGATATTTTCCAGAGCCCTTAGTCAGGATCAGATCCGTTTTATGATGAATCAAGAAATTGAAATTGATGGAACAGGTATAAAAGGATCTATTATTCCAGACACAGTGAGTAGGAATGATATTTCTGGATTGGATTGGAATAATGATCTAGAAGCTTATTTCAACATGAATACGTACATAGGAACGCACCTTAACGATGCTTCAGGAAACGGACATAGAGGTGGTTTGATCCAGCCAGATAGTTTTAGTATCAACGAGCAAACGGCACCTCTTCCTTATATATCTACAACAGATGGAAATTGGAATAGCGGTAGCAGCTGGAGTAACGGTAGTGCGATGTTTATCCCAGGCTCCACGAGAGTTATTAATGGCACGACTATTTCAATAGACTGGAATATAGCTGTTGTCAATGAAAATATTATTGCAGATAATAAGGACTACACCCTATTAGGGCTTGAAGTAGGCACGTTAGGAAATCTTTCTATGGAAGGCGATCGAGGCCTTACGATAACTCATAACTTAAAATTAGACGGCACCATAGATCTTCAAGGAGAATCTCAATTGGTACAATCTACGGATAGTGATTTGATCCCTTCTATTACAGGAAAGATAGAAATAGATCAGCAAGGGACTTCTGATTTGTTCAACTACAACTACTGGAGTTCACCTGTAAGCAGAATTACAAATGGTGCTAATAACAACGGATACACCATCTCTGGAGTTCTTAAAGACGGAACTTTAGTAACAACTCCTAGGGATTTATTATTTACTCCGTCCTCAGTAGGAAATGGTGCTCCGGGAACAGCTAGCACACCTGCCACTATTTCAGGAAGATGGTTGTATAAATATGGAAACACAACTAGTAACACCTATGCCAACTGGGAATATGCAGGCCCTAGCAGCAGTCAGCTTACAGGAGAAGCTTGGACGATGAAAGGAACAGGAGCCGCAGGAGCCACACAGAACTATATCTTTGTAGGGAAGCCTAACAATGGAGATATCAATTTAGACATTGATAATGGTAATGATTACTTGGTAGGAAATCCTTATCCAAGTGCACTAGATGCTCATGAGTTTATCTCAGATAATCCAGATACAGATGGGACCGTTTACTTTTGGGAACATTGGGGAGGAAACTCCCATATATTAAGAGACTACCAAGGAGGTTATGCTACCTATAATTACTCTGGTGGAGTAGGAAGTGCGACTTTTGGGACTTCAAATCCAGATATCAATCAGGGAGGAGTAGCCACCAAGCGACCAGAACAATTTATCCCAGTAGGGCAAGGATTCTTTGTCACAGGAATCAATAATGGTGGGAGCATTAGATTTAGAAACGATCAGCGTCAGTTTAGAAAAGAGTCCGATGGGCAAAGCTTATTTGTAACTGCTCCGGGAAGTAATCCTATCTCAAGCATAGGACATCTCAATACAGTCAATGACCCACGCTCAAAAATAAGACTAGGATTTGATTCTTCAAATCTTATTCACAGACAGTTGTTGTTGACTATAGATAGCAACGCGACATCAGGTTTTGACAGAGGTTATGATGGAAGAATGCAAGAAGAGCAAATGGATGATATGGCTTGGAAGCTACCTAATGAGAAACTATTGATCCAAGGAGTTCCTGCCATGGATACTAGCACAGAGCTGCCTTTATTTATAAAAATAAATAACAACAGTAGTTTTAGTATTAAGCTAGATGATTTACGCAATGTGTCTGCTACGCAGGAAATATTTGTCAAAGATGCCTTATTACATACGTATGTCAATCTTATGAATGGTACTTATACCAGCCCACAACTGGTTGCGGGAACTTATGAAGACCGCTTCTCTATTAGCTTTTCAGACCCATCTACTTTGAGTAATGATCCTTTAGAAATAAGCGCTACAGATATTATTGTATTTACACCTAATAATATAGAAGAGCTACATATCAAGAAACCTGTAGAAATAGAGATCCAAGAGCTTAGGATCATCAACATGTTAGGACAAGAGTTGAAAGTTTGGGATGTAGCCGATCAGAATGGAATCATTAGAATAGACACCTCTTCCATTGCGAGGGGTAACTACATTATAAAAATGAATACTAATTACGGTATTCAAACTAGAAAGGTGATCATCAAATAA
- the lysA gene encoding diaminopimelate decarboxylase, producing MNNQDLLNIAREHGSPVYVYDAEVIVAQYERLVSAFAKAKNLRIHYAVKALSNISILKLFKQLGAGLDTVSLQEVELGLAAGVDPKKIIFTPNGVSLEEIEKVATRGVQINIDNLSILEQFGSKHPNTPVCIRINPHVMAGGNANISVGHIDSKFGISIHQIPHILRIVENTGMTVNGVHMHTGSDILDIGVFLYATDILFETAAKFKDLEFIDFGSGFKVPYKEGDVSTDIADLGEQLSERFNQFCEDYGRDITMAFEPGKFLVSEAGQFLAQVNVVKQTTSTVFAGIDSGFNHLIRPMLYGSYHGINNISNPEGRNRFYSVVGYICETDTFANNRQISEITEGDILSFSNAGAYCFSMASNYNSRYRPAEVLWYNGKSHLIRERETMKDILKGQCEIQLEELVPV from the coding sequence ATGAACAATCAAGATTTATTAAACATAGCTCGTGAGCACGGTAGCCCGGTCTATGTCTATGATGCAGAGGTCATTGTAGCTCAGTATGAACGTTTGGTTTCCGCTTTCGCGAAAGCGAAAAACTTAAGAATTCACTACGCTGTTAAAGCACTTTCTAACATCTCTATCTTGAAACTTTTTAAACAGTTAGGCGCTGGACTCGATACCGTGAGTCTACAAGAGGTGGAATTAGGTCTTGCTGCTGGCGTTGATCCTAAGAAAATAATCTTTACTCCTAATGGTGTATCCCTAGAGGAAATAGAGAAAGTTGCCACAAGAGGAGTACAAATCAATATAGACAACCTCTCTATTTTAGAGCAATTCGGCTCCAAGCATCCTAATACACCAGTTTGCATAAGAATCAATCCTCATGTGATGGCTGGTGGAAATGCAAATATTTCTGTAGGACATATCGATAGTAAATTTGGAATTTCCATACATCAAATTCCTCATATCTTGCGTATTGTAGAGAACACGGGAATGACGGTTAATGGTGTGCACATGCATACTGGTAGTGACATTTTGGACATTGGTGTATTCCTTTATGCGACCGATATTTTATTTGAAACGGCTGCTAAGTTTAAGGACCTGGAGTTTATTGACTTCGGTAGTGGTTTTAAAGTCCCGTATAAGGAAGGCGACGTCTCTACAGATATTGCAGACTTAGGGGAGCAATTAAGTGAACGTTTCAACCAATTCTGTGAAGATTATGGTCGTGATATTACAATGGCTTTTGAACCTGGGAAATTTTTAGTTAGCGAGGCAGGACAGTTTCTGGCACAGGTAAACGTGGTGAAACAAACCACCTCTACCGTATTTGCTGGAATTGATTCTGGTTTTAATCATTTGATAAGACCTATGTTGTACGGCTCGTACCACGGCATCAATAATATATCTAACCCAGAAGGTAGGAACAGGTTTTATAGTGTCGTAGGATATATTTGTGAAACAGATACGTTTGCAAACAACCGTCAAATATCAGAAATTACAGAAGGAGACATTCTTTCCTTCTCTAATGCAGGAGCTTATTGTTTTTCTATGGCAAGTAATTATAATTCTCGTTACAGACCTGCAGAGGTTCTTTGGTACAACGGTAAATCCCACTTGATAAGAGAACGAGAAACTATGAAGGATATATTAAAGGGACAGTGTGAAATTCAACTGGAAGAATTGGTACCGGTATAG